In the Syntrophorhabdaceae bacterium genome, AAAGACCATCGAGAACTTCAGATTGTTGAGATAGAGATAGGCCAGCCCATTTTGTACATCAAAGAGCGTCGCGAGGCTTGTCACTCCAAACCAGGCAAGCACCAGCGGCACCCAGGCCAGGGGCGGGATTGGCCTGAAAAGCGCCAGAAAGCCATTCAGAAGCCTGAATACCGTTCCATAGTATCCCATAAAGATACCCAACGGTACGGCTATGCAGGCGGCAAGCAGGTAGCCGGCGAGCACCCTGACGAGACTGATGGCCACGTTGATGGCGAGGGACCCCATTGCGATGAGGCTCTCCGTCGGCTTCACGAACAACTCGGTCACCTGCCCGACACCGGGCAGGATGACCTCGTTGTTCAATTGCCGGGCCATGACGTCCCAGAGGATAAGAAAAAGACAGGGCACAAGCAGGTAAGCGCCCGCCCTGACGAGTGTATCCTTCAAGCGCATTCTACATCTTTACTTTGTCGATGAAGCGCATGTCGAAAAGGACCGGTTTTACCTCATCGATCTTCTTGCCCTTCAGCGAGCCCTTGAAATTTCCCATCTCGTTGAGGACGGCCATCAGCTTGTCGGCACCCCTCATCCAGCTCCTGTTGAATTTTGGCAGAAAGACGAGCGTCGACGCCCTTGCGGCATCGGCGGGAAGACCAATCCACTGCGCGGTAAGGGTTGCGGCCTCCAGCCTGTTTTTGTTGCACCAGGCGTTGCTCCTTGCAATGAGTTCCACGAACTTTTGCACCACTTCAGGATGTTTGGCAATGGTCTGATCGCTCGCCGCCGTGACACAGCAGGGGAAGTCATGCCAGTAACCCGTCGGCGGCAGGTCCCGCAGGTTAACGAGGATCTTTCCCACGCCGCGGCTTACGGCGACCTCGGGGAAGGGCGATGGCCCCACGATCGCGTCAACCTGCTTGCTCGCCAGGGCGGGGATCATATTTGTCGTGCCCTTAAGGTCGGCAAGGAGGACCTTTGCCGACTGGTCGTTGGGGTCTTCGGTCACCGTGATCCCGGCCTTCTTCAACGCGCCTTCCAGGACGATCTTCGGCGCGCTCGTCGGTGAGTGGTACCCGACCTTGACGGGTTTGTCAGCCTTCCTTACGTGGTTCATGAAAGAGCTCCAATCGGTGAGGGGAGAATCCTTGGGGACCACGAGCCCCATCCCCTCGGTCTGGAGGGGACTTAAGATCTTGATGGGAGTGCCTTTGTCGATCCCCGACATGATGGCGGTCACCGAGGCCATGGCCAGATCGAGCTGATTGCGCGCGAAGAGCGCCGCCGTCTCCGATCCGCTTTTTGCGACGATGAGTTGGAAAACGGCTATGGGTTTACCGTTAACCACCAGTTCATACTTGTCTTTGGCGACAACCGGCCGCAGGTAGACGCCCATGTCCTTGAAGGCTTCTCCCTTCTGTGCCGCCACGATGAACGAGGTGTGGTGGGTCGTGAAGATATAGCCCATCTTCAGATTGGGGACGTCGGCCGCAAAGGCGCCGGAAACAAGGAAAAAGGCCACAAAGATAACAACGAAAAACATCGGCTTCAGATTCTTAAACATGGATGTCCGTACCTCCTCTTAGTGTGATATGTTCTGTACAAAACAGGATTC is a window encoding:
- a CDS encoding ABC transporter permease, which translates into the protein MRLKDTLVRAGAYLLVPCLFLILWDVMARQLNNEVILPGVGQVTELFVKPTESLIAMGSLAINVAISLVRVLAGYLLAACIAVPLGIFMGYYGTVFRLLNGFLALFRPIPPLAWVPLVLAWFGVTSLATLFDVQNGLAYLYLNNLKFSMVFIIFIGAFYPILTSTIHGVMGVRSTLLDSARVLGASERDIFRKILLPAASPSIVNGMRIGLGVAWMCLVSAEMLPGSLSGVGYLITHAYTLARTDIVIAGMISIGAIGAFLDLFFRFIEDRKFAWTRLTR
- a CDS encoding ABC transporter substrate-binding protein; this translates as MFKNLKPMFFVVIFVAFFLVSGAFAADVPNLKMGYIFTTHHTSFIVAAQKGEAFKDMGVYLRPVVAKDKYELVVNGKPIAVFQLIVAKSGSETAALFARNQLDLAMASVTAIMSGIDKGTPIKILSPLQTEGMGLVVPKDSPLTDWSSFMNHVRKADKPVKVGYHSPTSAPKIVLEGALKKAGITVTEDPNDQSAKVLLADLKGTTNMIPALASKQVDAIVGPSPFPEVAVSRGVGKILVNLRDLPPTGYWHDFPCCVTAASDQTIAKHPEVVQKFVELIARSNAWCNKNRLEAATLTAQWIGLPADAARASTLVFLPKFNRSWMRGADKLMAVLNEMGNFKGSLKGKKIDEVKPVLFDMRFIDKVKM